From the Chiloscyllium punctatum isolate Juve2018m chromosome 42, sChiPun1.3, whole genome shotgun sequence genome, the window GTAGTTAGGTCCGCACTGCATGTAGAGCCACCAGTAGGTATATAAAATATACCTGCACATCTCACAAATTAGAATTATCTGCCTGAGATGGACAATGGTGTCATCCTCAAGCGGCTTTGTTGACTTGTTTGTTAATCCCAGAGGCGTTTGGAGGTAAAAAGGTCACTGGTACATCCGGAGTTTGCTCTTGCATTCCTCGCTTCGCCTATACATTTATTTTAAAGACGCGGCCGATGAGTGTTTGTTTAACATCATTCAGCAACGAGATTCAACCTGAGAGGACTATTTCCTTTAAGATTTCGTCGtggttcattcattgaattaaatcttttctgaaatgaTCCATGTTTGCTCACACAGGGGTTGGTCTGTCCAGCTGCTTGTTTGTAATTGTATATCTTCAAGTTCTTGTACTTTGTTTGAAACAAGAGGAACTTCATGTGTTAAAATCCCACCATTCAGCTGACCTGGTTATGTGTATTGGTTTATTTATGGGCTGCCAGCAGATAGATTACTGGCTATGGATTGGAATATCTCATAGTGGTCAAAGTGCAATAACTACAGGAAATAAAACATAGGTCCAGATCATCATATTGTCATCGTTATTAAAGCTTGATCATAGACTTCCGCAGAAAGACGTGCTCTCATAATTTGTATTGTCTTAAGAAAGaaaactgagagaaatggaaATAGTCGAGAAACAAATTGTGTTACAAGAAATAAATCGAATTTATTGGAATGAGGTAGCTGAGCACAAGGGTTGTAATTTGAACGAAATTGAGCATGTTGGAAGAGCTACTAAACGGGCTGAGAAAACTACACTGATAAAACTCAGTGAAACAATTACATGATAGCATAACCACCTAAGGTAGAATTACTCCAATCGCCTTGCTTAGTGACATGGAAAATGccccttttttaaaaacaaaatcgtATCGTCGGTTTTTCTAGAGAAATTGTAATCGCAGCTAGTAACTGCTGAGGAAATTTTTTGTGGATGCATTTTTAAGACATATTTTTGGGCAGATCCACTCCAACATTGCTCACATTGATATGAACAGGTACCTGATTCTGAGGCTTAAAGTCAGTTGaaacttcaaatattttccaaattATCATTTCTTTCGGGAAACATTTGACTGTTGTAACAGCTTTTGAACTAAGAAACAACCAGCTTTGATCTCTTAATAATAAAACAAACGAAAAAGCCATAAAATTAAAATAATGAGATTAGTATTTATATGTTGATATTTAACTCGCGCCTGCTACAtttttcattcaatttcttccaaTCTGCATCTCCTTTCTAACCCTATCATGTATATTTTTAATGGATGACCCTGTTACAGTATTCGTAGTGCAATCAAAGAAGTACCACAGATTTCATAAAACGCATCAAACTGCAGAATAACGGGtgtgttttttttcctctctcaatTTCCGATATATACAAACAGTTCCGTTTAAAATCACATTTCTTAAATACAAAATAAACTGAGATCTACATCTATGCATAGACGTCAAGGCTGTGTGACTCCCTATGAAGTTAACAATGACTTAAGGCGAGCAGTCGAAATCGCAAGCTGAATATATCTATATAATATATATGTAGATATGCAGCCGGTCCATGTGATGTCACAGTATTGCAATCATAGGTATCAAAATGTGGGATTCTGACGTTGTAAACATGGGAAAAGTGCAATGTTTTTTTTTGGTAATTTCCCTGAGCTTCTAACAATGTTAACAATAAAAGAATGGGCAATTAACACCAGTAATGAAAGAATTTAAAGTCATATTCTCTTTTTGTTAGTTTCATTATATATGTCGCTCGAGTTAAGAGGTTTGGAGGTTTTCTGACGTGGACGATCTGGGCGATGTGGATGGAGAGGTAGTGGATGATTTGTCTGAACCGTCTCCGGTCTCTTTTGCAGAGTGAACGGAGAAGTGGGGTGCgaatctctccttctctcgcttCTTCTGTTTCATCCTGCGGTTCTGGAACCAGATTTTTACTTGGGTCTCATTCAGCTCGAGCGTGGCAGCTATCTCCACTCTCCTGGCGCGGGTCAGGTACTTGTTAAAATGGAATTCTTTCTCCAGTTCTGTTAATTGCTTGGTGGTGAAATTGGTCCGCATTGTATTCGTTTGACCACCTAAACCGTAATCAGCAATTCTGGCTGCAAAGACGAAAAAGGAAACAATTAGACTGGCCTTACGTGAGCAGCTCCCACCCATCCCCCATTCCTCAGCATTAACCAACAACTTCAGCACTTAGTGTCCCGGAACTTGATAGAGGGAAGAGATAAAACACAACGCGAGGCTTTTAGACTGAATTTACTTCATCTCATTAAACGGCAAGATTCCAAAAACAGAACACTTAAACTTCCAATGATGCAGTATAACGTGACTGCAAATACTTGCTCACCTTCCCGTTGGTATTTTTCTAAGTATCTTCTTTAATATAAAGTACACTAAACCAAACTAAATCTTAAATATTAAAATAGCAACTTGTGCAACAGCTTCTTCACAAGGTTTAATTACAGAGTCAGATCTTAAGGGACATCACACTTAAATCCGCAGTTCAGCTTCCTACAAAGATCAGTCTGTCATTTTCAGGTCGGTTTCATAAATTAAGAATCAACCGAACATTTAACTGTTATTTACTCCAGTTGATTCCCGGAAGGGGGAGTGCCGAGCGAATGGGTGACGGGGAAACTCCACTTGAATACTGTAGGTCTTAATTAGCAAAgttcaaacagagggcaaaaGTATTTTTCATTACTTTGGACGTTTGTTGGGAAACAAACGGATGTTAACGTCACCATACTTTTGCCATTTGAAGAAATTAAATTGCAAAAAAAGTCGCAAGCAAATGAATTGGATTTTAGCCAGTTCTTTGACTCACTGCACAGGTAAGGAAAGGATTAGAGCATTTCTCATACTAACCTGTTTTAGGAGGATTTCTTTTCACTTTCATCCAGTCAAACGTCTGGCCCGAAGAGGATGAATCAGAGGTGCCGGGAGgttccttctccacctcttgagaTGGAGACAGATTAGCACAAATCCCATACGCCAAACCCTGTTGCTCTTGGCCGTAGGAATGCTGATACTGACCCGGCCCTGAGACACCACAATAACCGTCTGAAAGCGGATTGACATTGGACGCTATATTGGCAGTATACCCCGAGCTTTGAAAGTATGCCCCATCCGTTTCTTGATTGAAAAAGTAATGGTGATTGTAACCCGGGTTGCAAGTTTGGGTCGTGTAGTTGTTGGGGCCTGAACTGGCGTATGGGTTCCCCAAACTGGAATGATGCGAGGAACTGGCTGACTGGTGCTGATGCTGGAATGCATTGTGTGCGTTTCCTCCTACTAagaatcgtccatcaccattgcAATTGTCAACGTTACCTGCACAAGGAGCGAAAGCTGTTATCCCTTGTTCTGAATGGTGGTAACCCTTGGATGAGTAGGCGCTCGTCCCACGATTACAAATTGCGTACTCTAAGAAGGAGTTCATCCTGGTATTGTCCATCTGCCAGTGATGGACGGTCAACCTGTTCGGGATTCTCCCTGCCCCTGAAACCCCAAGCACTATGTCACCCAGTAAACTTCCTCCATGGCTTGCTGGCAATCAAACGATATCACTCAAGGGGACGTTCACGTGACCCCGAGTCGCCAATGGCAAGGGGCCTCCTGATGTTAGTGAACTGCATGAGGTGATCCATCACCGCGGTGACATTTACATCACAAAAGCCTTCAATCAAAGTTACCACATCAATCTGATAGCAACACTTAAACGTCAAATCGGTCTTCAAAAAAAAAGTCGTGGGGGCAGGGGTagtggtggggagagtggggagaaagttaAAATTATTCAAGATTGGCTTTAAAGTGTTAAAAAGATTTGGTCAAAGCAAGAACAACAGCTGCTTACAAACCTGGTAATATTATCTTACTGAAGCACAGCAGAACTCAAGTAGGTAACTTAATATCAATTTTAATGTTCATTTGAATAATATTGCATTGCAAGGATAAAAAGAGTTGCGTTATAGTCAATTTGAATAATCTTTTTTTATATAGAATAAGTCGTATGAAGGCTGGTTAGTATTTCACGTAACTAAGTCTTGAAATACTAGAGTAGATggaaatgaatcaaacatcaaagTTTGAACACTGAAAAAATATGTGGAGGAATGGTTATAAAATAAAGTATCCGTTTGAAATGAATTGCAATGATCTTTTGGCGATTGCTGCAGTGGATTAAACGCTATGAGATGTCCATATGATTTTTGGAAATGTAATGTTCCTCATGGGATGTTTGATAAAAGGTCTCGTAACAAATGTAATATAGATGAGTATTACCCTGTTAGAATTGCATGTTGCTTAATTACCGTTTTTTATATCCCAATTTTGTAATTCGCTGGGATCTGCTGTAGAGTCATAAAACCATGGGTTAAATTTAGAAGTGGATTGTAATAAACCATAACCATGCTGTCATTTCTGTTCCTTCAGTGAAACTGCACTGGGAATGCAATGAAATACGAAACATTAAAAATATGATGTCAATCCGATAGAATATTTCCCATAATTTGAGAGTTCAGCCTGGTTATACCATTAAAACAAAGATAATATATATTTAAGAGGTCTATTTCAATGGTGTGAAAATGGTTGTCTTGCGAAATTCATGCATCCCGTTTATTCATCAACACTGTAATAGTTTCAAGAAAGTAAGTCAAGTTGATTATATGATTTCGATTGTTAACATTAAAATACCATGAAATATTTATCTTATAGAATTTGAGACTGACCAAAGTTTATGGGTACCTGTAATAGATGCACAGCTGACAGCACTAGCGGAGAAATCAGTCATCTCGTTTCTCAGCGGGTGCCGTACATTACTTTCCAACACCGAGACTGAAGTTTTGACGACTCTACACGAGGAAgcagagggggaggggtgtgatTCTATGGATCATAAATATTTCCTCGTTTAAAGTTTTGAAATGCATCTTACCTAAGTCAGCAAACTCAAGTTAACTAGAAATGGCAGAAAAGCCTGACAAAGTGAATGGTGATTATTCATATTTTGGCGGAATTGAAGGCATCTCAAACAATGTCCTTCACAGTTGAGTTTCGTTAGCTGTCAAGATATGTACTATTATCTCAACATTTAAGCACGTTTAATATGTTTGACATAATAAGATGCTTTTCCCTTTATATTCTGGGTtatcacatatatacacacagttTAGTGGTGATTAGCTAAAAGCCCGGGGCCTACAATTATACTAATTTACTCAGTTAACAGAAAAAGATTAATTGTACAGTATGTGATGTGTCACTGTTGCACCTAGACATTCGAGCTGTTCGTCGTCCGCCATCTGCTAGGTTCATGGAGAGCTTATATTTTCTACATAATGATACcttatcactgtcactgaattcAAGAAACATTATTTTTGCCTTCACTCATTCAGTCGGTGGATCCATATGTCAAAGGCAGCTCTGGCAGCGAGCAATTTAAATGTTTGATGTCAGCTCCATTTTGCTGCTGCTTATTATTGCATTCTTCCCTTCAGGGATGgatggggtggaaagagagaaagaaataagGATAAAGATGGATAAGTTGAAATACAAAGGGAGGATAACAGgaaaaagaaagggaaagagataGTAATCGAGAAGTGCAGGCGAATAAGCAAATAACTGATAAAGACAAAGGTGTCCAGAAAAATGTGAAACAGAGGGAACAGTTGAAAAatacaagagaaaaagaaagcaCTGTGGGTGCATGAAGTGAGCcagggagagagaaataaacttgttttttttaaaaatcacataaccaTCATTGAATTTTCATTAGGCGAGACCTGCAGACGTCATTCTAACTAAAAGAAATCCTCAATACTAAATGATGATCTACAAAAAAACCCACGAATCTTTGGATTGCAATATAATCTTTAAGTAACGCAGCAAAGTTTTATTGTAGTAGGGTCCCAAACGTTGCCACTTGCTGCGATTTCACTGGACTAATGATGTACCACGTGGTGACACAAGAGTGTGACCGAGAGCCATAAATGCTGTTCATCTACCAGCTGCTTTTGCAGGGTGCCAGATGTAGCCAATGTTGGCAAAGTAAAGAATTGGACCTCTGGTAAAACTTCTGAGCCAGTAAACCTGCACAACCTGTGAAGCAGTATCCTTGTTCTGTATTTGTTGTATTTCGTGAAAATAGATTTGTAGCTGACTGTGTAACTACGTATAACCTTACGCCTTGTATGAAAGACATTTAATTAATCACTGGAAAATAACTGTACTGACACGGATTACTTAATAATCTAGCAATTTCCATTTAAGCTCCGTGTAAATGGAAAGAAGATGGTTGACAGAAATGAATAGTACCTTCAATCCATACTggattcctttattgatcaggaTAGTTGGGAAGTGGCCATGATGCATTTGATACCATATAATGCAATATTGGTGACAAGTATTTAACTGAACTGAGCTAAAATATGATCATTTTCACTGACCCATATTCTAATCTTTCATGAAAGGTAAAAATGTGTAAATGATGTCTATCGTGCACCGTAAGTAGGTGAGCTTTCTCTGGTCACAAGTGCAACTGTCTGTTCAGTACCCGTTTTCACTCATTCAATGCGAACGTACTTTACTTTCAATCTAGCAGATACATAAAACCTGGATTTGTTCGGGATTGGAGTTCCTCTTTTTAACGGGAGGCTTCAAATTTGATTTGCTAGTATCACAGAGGATAAATCACATATACCATAATTAGCAAGACTGCAAACTTCTCAGCCAATATTCTGCATTTCAGTTGTAGGTGATTCTCCCAACAGTGAAGCAATTCTTCATGTCGATCCCTTTCTGATGTCAGCTTCCTTCGACAATATGGTTACACAATTATTTCTCTGTGATTCATCCAATCCCAGTGCCCACCACAGCTGTCGTGTTGGATTCAACTTGCTGAGGAAAACTGATGCCTGCTTCTTTATCTCCTTTACCTACACCCCTCTTTATGCCTCGAATCTTTATTTCAGATTAATACCACCTCTCGATTGAggcgggggaaggggggggagggagaataTTTCGAACACATATATTTCTCAAAGATGTAAGAAATGCCTTCCTTgagaaataaaacaaaagtaTGACATACTTCATTCTGGTTTTGTAAAGTGTGAATTATATCTCCTCGTCAGGGCATCGACTTGATATTGATACACTAATCCCGTTTTAAGGGGGTACCACATGATGTCCAGCTGCCCGACTGAATAAGCGGTAAGAGTGCTTCTAATCACACAGCAGAGTTAAGCATTGTGGTCAGACTCCATCTGAAGCTCTTCTTCTGTACTCTGGTCTTCCCAAGGCTCCAATATGAACCAGATGTGAAGTCTCACTGGGTTAAAATATCAGAAACGTTTTAGTTGGACAACAAAATAGGAGAAATTAGTAAACAACAAGATAGCT encodes:
- the hoxb1a gene encoding homeobox protein Hox-B1a encodes the protein MDNTRMNSFLEYAICNRGTSAYSSKGYHHSEQGITAFAPCAGNVDNCNGDGRFLVGGNAHNAFQHQHQSASSSHHSSLGNPYASSGPNNYTTQTCNPGYNHHYFFNQETDGAYFQSSGYTANIASNVNPLSDGYCGVSGPGQYQHSYGQEQQGLAYGICANLSPSQEVEKEPPGTSDSSSSGQTFDWMKVKRNPPKTARIADYGLGGQTNTMRTNFTTKQLTELEKEFHFNKYLTRARRVEIAATLELNETQVKIWFQNRRMKQKKREKERFAPHFSVHSAKETGDGSDKSSTTSPSTSPRSSTSENLQTS